One window of Nicotiana tomentosiformis chromosome 11, ASM39032v3, whole genome shotgun sequence genomic DNA carries:
- the LOC138901888 gene encoding zinc finger BED domain-containing protein RICESLEEPER 2-like — MASQNEENLPALSSNAISLDDESQRPLQQDEVELGKRRYSRAWKYFKPVKVNGVSYGLCKYCDRRYKNARNCGTKYMLDHIPKCPNRPRDVQNEGDIGGSYFDQDVSRKQLAHAIILHEYPLSIVDHVGFRNFVASLQPMFKMVSRNTIKNDIMKFFDNLKSQTSKLLEKVTSRIAITTDMWTSNSNKKGFMAITGHFIDDSWRLQSHILRFAYVPAPHDKDALCGALVNCLFDWNLERKISTITVDNSSTNNAMIKTLLDEKLNKKDLLLTGRVFHVRSGRIERFEEAARLVHCSCNKKLEYDCPTRWNSTYLMLRTAIEYKEVFRKLSLTDTNYQSYPAE; from the exons ATGGCATCTCAAAATGAAGAGAATCTACCAGCTTTATCTTCTAATGCTATTTCCTTAGACGATGAGAGTCAAAGGCCTTTACAACAAGATGAAGTTGAACTggggaaaagaagatattcccgAGCATGGAAGTATTTCAAGCCGGTGAAGGTTAATGGTGTTTCATATGGTCTTTGTAAGTATTGCGATCGCCGATATAAAAATGCCAGGAATTGTGGGACAAAATATATGTTAGATCACATACCTAAGTGTCCTAACAGGCCAAGAGATGTACAAAATGAGGGTGATATCGGGGGTAGTTATTTTGATCAAGATGTTTCACGTAAACAACTTGCACATGCCATTATTTTACACGAGTATCCACTCTCTATAGTTGATCATGTGGGATTTAGAAACTTTGTTGCGAGTCTCCAACCTATGTTTAAGATGGTTTCTAGAAATACAATCAAGAATGACATAATGAAATTTTTTGACAATTTAAAATCGCAAACTTCTAAGTTGTTGGAGAAAGTCACGAGTAGAATTGCAATAACAACCGATATGTGGACTTCCAATAGTAACAAAAAAGGGTTCATGGCTATTACTGGTCATTTCATTGATGATTCATGGAGGCTTCAAAGTCATATTCTGAGATTTGCTTATGTCCCTGCTCCACATGATAAAGATGCTTTGTGTGGTGCTTTGGTTAATTGTTTGTTTGATTGGAATCTTGAACGAAAAATATCAACTATCACAGTTGATAATTCTAGCACAAACAATGCTATGATTAAAACTTTATTGGATGAGAAACTTAATAAAAAAGATTTGTTGTTGACTGGTCGAGTATTTCATGTGCGTT CTGGCAGAATTGAGAGGTTTGAAGAAGCTGCACGTTTGGTTCACTGTTCTTGTAATAAGAAGTTGGAGTATGATTGTCCTACTCGGTGGAACTCGACATATCTGATGTTGAGAACGGCTATAGAATACAAAGAGGTGTTTAGGAAGTTGAGTCTAACTGACACAAATTATCAGTCTTATCCAGCTGAATAG
- the LOC108945666 gene encoding zinc finger BED domain-containing protein RICESLEEPER 3-like produces the protein MASAMLLKFKKYWDGVHILMGVAAIFDPRYKMRLVEFFLPLIYGEESSTKIQEVRSNCYDLFQDYKSKLSGPHDSLASSSSEVTSFIEGDRLSSFDRFVASSGATVETRSELDMYLEEGLLPRTPSFNNLSWWKTNGLKFPTLQKMARDLLAIPVSTVASESAFSTSGRLISPHRSRLHPTTLEALMCARTWLWNDLNGLSSTIDKVSCPTLLDEEEEPDSSGLSQHC, from the exons ATGGCTTCTGCGATGttgttgaaatttaaaaaatattgggATGGTGTGCATATTTTGATGGGAGTAGCTGCAATCTTTGATCCACGGTACAAGATGAGGTTGGTAGAGTTCTTTCTtccactaatttatggtgaagaATCTTCAACTAAAATTCAAGAAGTTCGATCTAATTGTTATGATCTCTTTCAAGATTATAAGAGTAAATTATCTGGTCCACATGATTCATTAGCTTCTAGTTCTAGTGAAGTCACTAGTTTTATTGAGGGTGATCGGCTTTCGAGCTTTGATAGATTTGTTGCTTCGAGTGGAGCTACCGTGGAAACAAGATCAGAGTTGGATATGTACTTAGAAGAAGGCCTACTACCTCGAACTCCTTCATTTAACAATTTGAGTTGGTGGAAGACAAATGGATTGAAATTTCCTACATTGCAAAAAATGGCACGTGATCTCTTAGCCATTCCCGTGTCTACTGTTGCTTCAGAATCGGCATTTAGCACCAGTGGGAGGTTGATTAGCCCACATCGGAGTAGACTCCATCCCACTACTTTGGAAGCTTTAATGTGTGCTCGCACGTGGTTATGGAATGACTTAAATG GTTTGTCTTCAACGATTGATAAAGTTTCATGTCCAACATTGCTTGATGAAGAGGAAGAGCCGGATTCAAGTGGTTTATCGCAACATTGCTAA